A window from Gymnogyps californianus isolate 813 chromosome 27, ASM1813914v2, whole genome shotgun sequence encodes these proteins:
- the LOC127026119 gene encoding tetraspanin-18-like: MGVLSCMKYLMFIFNVLVFAGGTCLAGVGVWVAVDPAGFQDVVAVKPVLSAGAYLLLAAGIALSLLGFLGCCGALRQSRPLLLAFFILMSLVFITQLVGAVLFLVHWKQIQPELFLSELRRNYCGDEGAEVFSTAWNTLMVMVSSREAPGPEDFGNGSRFQELHPGTPWPQACCARDGLLQAGKLLGWEQCRERSPGYIHEQVGHAAAVSLPCPWLPQRFPGLWQRGSSTLCP; this comes from the exons ATGGGTGTCTTGAGCTGCATGAAGTACCTGATGTTCATCTTCAACGTGCTGGTGTTT GCTGGGGGGACGTGCCTGGCGGGCGTGGGGGTCTGGGTGGCCGTGGACCCGGCTGGTTTCCAGGACGTCGTGGCTGTCAAGCCTGTGCTGAGCGCCGGCGCTTACCTGCTGCTGGCCGCGGGCATTGCCCTCTCGCTGCTGGGCTTCCTGGGGTGCTGCGGGGCCCTGCGCCAGAGCCGGCCGCTGCTGCTGGCG TTCTTCATCCTCATGAGCCTCGTCTTCATCACGCAGCTCGTTGGGGCTGTTCTTTTCCTGGTGCACTGGAAACAG ATCCAGCCGGAGCTCTTCCTGTCCGAGCTGCGGAGGAACTACTGCGGGGACGAGGGTGCCGAGGTCTTCTCCACCGCCTGGAACACCCTCATGGTCATGGTGAGCAGCCGGGAGGCTCCTG GACCCGAAGACTTTGGGAATGGCTCCCGCTTCCAGGAGCTGCACCCGGGGACGCCCTGGCCGCAGGCGTGCTGCGCCCGGGATGGGCTCCTGCAGGCGGGaaagctgctgggctgggagcagtgCCGGGAGAGGAGCCCCGGCTACATCCACGAGCAGGTAGGACACGCCGCCGCCGtgtccctgccctgtccctggcTTCCCCAGCGCTTCCCAGGCTTGTGGCAGCGGGGCAGCAGCACCCTCTGCCCCTGA
- the UBE2T gene encoding ubiquitin-conjugating enzyme E2 T, translating into MQRASRLKRELSLLATEPPPGITCWQNENHLDDLRAQILGGADTPYEKGIFNLEIVVPERYPFEPPKIRFLTPIYHPNIDSAGRICLDVLKLPPKGAWRPSLNISTLLTSIQLLMAEPNPDDPLMADISSEYKYNKQLFLLNAKEWTEKYASQQKRASEPLGEKVNQSERSTANDATAQKRKGSDISKKEKKSRLGS; encoded by the exons ATGCAAAGAGCATCGCGACTGAAGAGGGAGCTCTCCCTCTTGGCCACAGAGCCACCTCCAGGCATCACCTGctggcaaaatgaaaaccatCTAGATGACCTACGAGCAC aaattttaggAGGTGCAGACACACCATATGAGAAAGGAATATTCAACCTGGAAATAGTTGTTCCTGAAAG GTACCCATTTGAGCCCCCAAAGATTCGCTTTCTGACCCCTATCTATCATCCTAACATTGACTCTGCTGGAAGGATTTGCCTGGATGTTCTTAAATTACCACCAAAG GGTGCGTGGAGACCGTCCTTGAACATCTCCACGCTGCTGACCTCCATACAGCTGCTGATGGCGGAGCCCAACCCTGATGACCCTCTCATGGCAGACATA TCCTCGGAGTACAAGTACAACAAGCAACTGTTCTTGCTAAATGCCAAAGAGTGGACTGAGAAATACGCCAGCCAGCAGAAGAGG GCTTCCGAGCCTTTGGGAGAGAAAGTAAACCAAAGCGAAAGAAGTACCGCCAATGACGCTACCGcgcagaaaagaaaagggagcgATATCAgcaagaaggagaagaaatctcGCCTGGGTTCCTAA